In Vigna unguiculata cultivar IT97K-499-35 chromosome 3, ASM411807v1, whole genome shotgun sequence, a single genomic region encodes these proteins:
- the LOC114176083 gene encoding V-type proton ATPase 16 kDa proteolipid subunit-like, which translates to MAAFSGDETAPFFGFLGAAAALVFSCMGAAYGTAKSGVGVASMGVMRPELVMKSIVPVVMAGVLGIYGLIIAVIISTGINPKAKSYYLFDGYAHLSSGLACGLAGLSAGMAIGIVGDAGVRANAQQPKLFVGMILILIFAEALALYGLIVGIILSSRAGQSRAD; encoded by the exons ATGGCTGCCTTCAGCGGCGACGAAACCGCTCCTTTCTTTGGCTTCCTCGGAGCCGCCGCCGCTCTCGTTTTTTCCT GCATGGGTGCGGCGTACGGCACCGCGAAGAGCGGCGTGGGGGTGGCGTCGATGGGAGTGATGAGACCGGAGCTGGTAATGAAATCGATCGTGCCTGTCGTGATGGCTGGTGTGTTGGGGATCTACGGTTTGATTATTGCGGTTATCATAAGTACGGGCATTAACCCTAAGGCCAAATCCTATTATCTCTTCGACGGTTACGCGCACCTCTCTTCTGGTCTCGCTTGTGGCCTCGCTGGCCTCTCCGCCGGTATGGCCATCGGCATCGTCGGCGACGCCGGTGTCAG AGCAAATGCTCAGCAGCCAAAGCTTTTTGTTGGAATGATTCTCATCCTCATTTTTGCTGAGGCTTTGGCGTTATACGGTCTCATTGTTGGCATCATTCTCTCTTCCCGTGCCGGCCAATCCAGGGCTGATTGA
- the LOC114175753 gene encoding probable LRR receptor-like serine/threonine-protein kinase At4g36180: protein MAREDGGAKDVGITNPTNKTLTPYSLLPFTTMTKFLILLLLCARFLSCAHCASVTEIQALTSFKLNLHDPLGALNGWDPSTPLAPCDWRGVSCKNDRVTELRLPRLQLSGQLGDRISDLRMLRRLSLRSNSFNGTIPQSLSKCTLLRALFLQYNDLSGQLPPEIGNLAALQILNVAGNNLSGEIPAELPLHLKYVDLSANAFSGEIPTTIAVLSELQLINLSYNKFSGQIPARIGELQNLQYLWLDHNVLGGTLPSSLANCSSLVHLSVEGNALAGVLPAAIAALPNLQVLALAQNNFTGAVPASVFCNVSLKAPSLRIVQLGFNRFTDFAWPQAATCFSVLEVLDIQQNGVRGMFPLWLTNVTTLSVLDISGNALSGEVPPEVGNLWKLVELKIANNSFSGEIPPELVKCRSLRFVDFEGNRFSGEVPSFIGNLTALKVLSLGVNHFSGSVPVSFGGLVSLETLSLRGNRLNGSMPEEVMGLKNLTVLDLSGNQFSGHVSGEIGNLSKLMVLNLSGNGFYGEIPSTLGNLFRLTTLDLSKQNLSGKLPYEISGLPSLQIIALQENKLSGVIPEGFSSLTSLKYVNLSSNEFSGHVPKSYGFLRSLAVLSLLNNRITGMIPPEIGNCPDIEILELRSNYFRGPIPADLSGLVHLKVLDLGKNNLTGALPEDISKCSELTVVLADHNQLSGAIPGSLAKLSHLTVLDLSANKLSGEIPSNLNTIPGLVFFNVSGNNLEGEIPAMLGSKFNDSSVFASNQNLCGKPLDRKCEATDNSERNRSIVLIIIIAVGACLLALCCCFYISSLLRWRRRIKAAVSGEKKKSPRTSSGTSQGRSSTDTNGPRLVMFNAKITLAETVEATRQFDEENVLSRTRHGLVFKACYNDGMVLSIRKLPDGLLLDENMFRKEAESLGKIRHRNLTVLRGYYAGPSDVRLLVYDYMPNGNLATLLQEASHLDGHVLNWPMRHLIALGIARGIAFLHQSSLIHGDIKPQSVLFDADFEAHLSDFGLDKLTVTNPVEASTSSTASVGTLGYVSPEAVLTGEPTKECDVYSFGIVLLELLTGKRPVMFTQDEDIVKWVKKQLQNGQITELLEPGLFELDPESSEWEEFLLGVKVGLLCTAPDPLDRPTMADIVFMLEGCRVGPDIASSAEPTTQPSPV, encoded by the coding sequence ATGGCGAGGGAAGATGGGGGAGCTAAGGATGTTGGCATAACTAACCCAACTAACAAAACACTCACACCTTACTCTCTTCTTCCCTTCACTACCATGACTAAATTTCTCATCCTACTGTTATTGTGCGCACGCTTCTTATCATGCGCCCACTGCGCCTCCGTCACCGAGATCCAAGCCTTAACGTCGTTCAAGCTCAACCTTCACGACCCTCTCGGCGCGCTTAACGGCTGGGACCCATCTACGCCGTTAGCTCCATGCGACTGGCGCGGGGTTTCTTGCAAGAACGACCGAGTCACCGAGTTACGCCTGCCTCGCCTTCAACTCAGTGGCCAACTTGGTGACCGCATTTCAGACCTACGCATGCTTCGAAGGCTAAGCCTTCGCTCCAACTCCTTCAACGGCACAATTCCCCAATCCCTCTCCAAATGCACGCTCCTACGCGCCTTGTTCCTACAGTATAACGACCTCTCCGGCCAACTCCCGCCGGAGATCGGTAACCTCGCCGCTCTCCAGATTCTCAACGTCGCCGGCAACAACCTCTCTGGGGAAATCCCCGCAGAACTTCCCCTCCATCTCAAGTACGTTGACCTCTCCGCCAACGCCTTCTCCGGCGAGATTCCGACCACCATCGCCGTTCTTTCCGAGCTTCAGCTTATCAACCTCTCCTACAACAAGTTCTCGGGCCAGATTCCGGCGCGCATTGGAGAGCTTCAGAATCTGCAATACCTTTGGCTCGATCACAATGTTCTCGGCGGAACCTTACCTTCGTCTCTCGCGAATTGTTCCTCGCTCGTGCATTTGAGCGTCGAAGGGAACGCGCTCGCCGGCGTGTTACCGGCTGCGATTGCGGCTCTCCCGAACCTCCAGGTGTTGGCGCTCGCGCAGAACAACTTCACCGGCGCCGTTCCGGCTTCTGTTTTCTGCAACGTGTCGCTGAAAGCGCCGTCACTGCGCATCGTCCAGTTAGGGTTTAACCGTTTCACGGATTTCGCGTGGCCTCAAGCCGCCACGTGTTTCAGTGTTCTTGAGGTTTTGGATATACAGCAAAATGGCGTGCGCGGCATGTTTCCATTGTGGCTAACCAACGTGACCACGTTGTCGGTTCTCGATATTTCCGGTAACGCACTTTCCGGCGAGGTTCCGCCGGAAGTTGGAAATCTCTGGAAATTGGTAGAGCTGAAGATAGCCAATAATTCATTCTCAGGCGAGATTCCGCCGGAATTAGTAAAATGTAGGTCCCTGCGTTTTGTTGATTTTGAAGGAAACCGGTTTTCCGGTGAGGTTCCTTCGTTTATAGGAAATCTGACGGCGCTGAAGGTTCTGTCTCTTGGTGTGAACCATTTCTCTGGTTCTGTTCCGGTGAGTTTTGGTGGGCTTGTTTCTCTTGAAACTTTGAGTTTAAGAGGTAATAGATTGAATGGTTCAATGCCAGAGGAAGTGATGGGGTTGAAGAATTTGACAGTGTTGGACCTCAGTGGAAACCAGTTTTCGGGTCATGTTTCTGGGGAAATTGGGAATCTGAGTAAGTTAATGGTTCTGAATCTGAGTGGTAATGGCTTCTATGGAGAAATTCCTTCCACATTGGGGAATCTTTTCAGGCTCACAACACTTGATTTGAGCAAACAAAATCTCTCCGGTAAATTGCCATATGAAATTTCGGGGCTTCCCAGTTTGCAGATCATTGCTCTTCAAGAGAACAAGTTGTCTGGGGTGATCCCTGAAGGGTTTAGCAGCTTGACCAGTTTGAAATACGTGAACCTAAGCTCTAACGAGTTTTCTGGGCATGTTCCCAAGAGCTATGGCTTTCTCCGATCTTTGGCTGTTCTTTCATTGTTGAATAACCGAATCACGGGAATGATTCCCCCGGAAATTGGAAACTGCCCTGACATTGAAATTCTCGAGCTTAGATCAAATTACTTCAGGGGTCCCATTCCCGCGGATCTCTCTGGCCTAGTCCATTTGAAAGTCCTTGATTTAGGTAAGAACAACTTAACTGGGGCTTTGCCTGAGGATATCTCCAAATGCTCAGAGTTAACCGTTGTCTTAGCAGATCACAACCAACTTTCGGGTGCTATACCAGGGTCATTGGCCAAGTTATCACACCTAACTGTGCTGGATCTTTCTGCCAATAAATTGAGTGGCGAAATCCCCAGTAATCTAAACACCATCCCCGGTTTGGTGTTCTTCAATGTCTCAGGCAACAACTTAGAAGGTGAGATTCCAGCTATGCTGGGTTCTAAATTCAACGACTCCTCTGTATTTGCAAGTAACCAGAACTTGTGCGGGAAACCATTGGATAGAAAGTGCGAAGCGACGGACAATAGTGAGAGAAATAGGTCGATAGTGTTAATCATTATCATCGCGGTTGGAGCTTGCTTATTGGCATTGTGTTGCTGCTTCTACATCTCCAGCCTTCTGAGATGGCGCAGAAGGATTAAAGCAGCAGTGTCgggagagaagaaaaagagtCCAAGAACAAGTTCAGGAACAAGTCAAGGTCGAAGCAGCACTGACACCAACGGACCAAGACTCGTCATGTTCAACGCCAAAATCACACTCGCCGAAACAGTCGAAGCAACAAGGCAATTCGATGAAGAAAACGTGCTAAGCAGAACAAGACACGGTTTAGTATTCAAGGCCTGTTACAACGACGGAATGGTCCTTTCCATTCGCAAGCTCCCAGACGGGTTACTACTAGACGAAAACATGTTCAGAAAAGAAGCCGAGTCGTTAGGAAAAATTAGGCACCGGAACCTAACAGTTCTCAGAGGCTACTATGCAGGCCCATCGGATGTTAGACTCTTGGTGTACGATTACATGCCAAATGGGAACCTCGCAACATTGCTCCAAGAAGCATCACACCTAGATGGTCACGTTCTGAATTGGCCAATGCGACACCTCATTGCATTAGGAATAGCCCGTGGCATAGCGTTTCTACACCAATCCTCACTTATCCACGGTGACATCAAACCCCAAAGCGTGCTCTTTGATGCAGACTTCGAAGCCCATTTATCAGATTTCGGGTTGGACAAGTTAACAGTTACCAACCCAGTTGAAGCCTCCACTTCAAGCACTGCTTCAGTTGGGACGTTGGGTTACGTGTCCCCTGAGGCTGTGCTAACAGGGGAACCCACGAAAGAGTGTGACGTGTACAGCTTCGGCATCGTTTTGCTGGAACTTCTCACTGGGAAGAGACCAGTGATGTTCACGCAGGATGAGGATATAGTGAAGTGGGTGAAGAAACAGTTACAGAACGGTCAAATTACAGAGCTACTAGAGCCTGGTTTGTTTGAACTTGACCCAGAGTCTTCCGAATGGGAAGAGTTCTTACTGGGTGTGAAAGTTGGCCTGCTTTGCACAGCCCCAGACCCTCTTGATCGACCAACCATGGCTGACATCGTCTTCATGCTCGAAGGTTGTCGTGTTGGACCCGATATTGCATCCTCCGCTGAACCCACCACACAACCTTCTCCCGTGTAA
- the LOC114175462 gene encoding uncharacterized protein LOC114175462, translating to MTSKWLSGRLEKTLRDNPGVKLTALKNKIGRKWNIGVSRSMTFRARTMAYTNIDGSFREQYKHIYDYANELLRSNPRSTVKVHVEENEGNPIFKRLYVCLKACKDSFVSCRPIIGVDGCFLKGKYGGELLTIVGRDGNDQMLPLAYAVVEVENKETWNWFLETLVGLNFAALIHLFQINKNWSGQRLFEVSHRSMIGEQFVVDIDKQECSCRKWTITAIPCCHALTAIRFLNLNAEDFLPHWFLASTYEKTCLSLIYPVNGPHLWEITTANDVLPPTKRVLPGRPKKKRRLEAWELRKDDTQLRQGGTRKKCGLCREIGHKRTRCPHAPPAPAETAPSGTLQNTDADPTQPSQSILQTEHTQPSQPIPPTQCTQPS from the exons ATGACTTCTAAATGGTTGAGTGGACGGTTGGAGAAGACATTAAGGGACAATCCAGGTGTTAAATTGACTGCCTTGAAAAACAAGATTGGAAGGAAATGGAATATAGGTGTTTCTAGGTCTATGACCTTTAGGGCAAGGACAATGGCATACACAAACATAGATGGATCATTTAGGGAACAATATAAACACATTTATGATTATGCAAATGAACTTTTAAGGTCTAATCCGAGGTCAACTGTAAAAGTTCATGTTGAAGAGAATGAGGGGAACCCAATATTCAAAAGACTTTATGTCTGTCTGAAGGCCTGCAAAGACAGCTTTGTGTCTTGTAGGCCCATAATTGGTGTAGATGGTTGTTTTTTGAAGGGCAAATATGGTGGTGAGTTGTTGACAATTGTAGGAAGAGATGGAAATGACCAGATGCTCCCTTTGGCATACGCAGTAGTTGAGGTTGAAAATAAGGAGACATGGAATTGGTTTTTGGAGACCTTGGTGGGCCTGAACTTTGCTGCACTTATACATTTATTTCAGATCAACAAAAA CTGGTCAGGACAAAGATTGTTTGAGGTGAGTCATAGGTCAATGATTGGAGAACAATTTGTGGTTGACATTGACAAACAAGAATGCAGCTGTAGAAAGTGGACCATAACAGCAATCCCATGCTGCCATGCGCTGACTGCTATTAGATTTTTAAATCTGAATGCTGAAGACTTCCTTCCACATTGGTTTCTTGCATCTACTTATGAAAAGACATGTTTGTCACTTATATACCCTGTCAACGGACCTCATCTGTGGGAGATCACTACTGCAAATGATGTTTTGCCTCCAACAAAGAGGGTCTTGCCAGGAAGaccgaaaaagaaaagaagattggAGGCTTGGGAATTGAGGAAAGATGACACTCAACTGAGACAAGGTGGTACCCGTAAAAAATGTGGGTTATGTAGAGAAATTGGCCACAAAAGAACAAGATGCCCACATGCTCCTCCTGCACCAGCAGAAACTGCTCCATCTGGAACATTACAAAACACAGATGCAGACCCTACTCAACCAAGCCAGAGCATTCTACAAACTGAGCATACTCAACCAAGTCAGCCCATTCCACCAACTCAATGTACTCAACCAAGTTAG
- the LOC114176707 gene encoding kinesin-like protein KIN-7E, with protein MGSIAEEAMQGSAGSEERILVSVRVRPLNEKEFLRNDLSEWECINHTTIMYRSNLSATERSLYPTAYTFDRVFSIDSDTRQVYEEAAKEVALSVLSGINSSIFAYGQTSSGKTYTMSGITEYAVADIFNYIEQHMERDFVLKFSALEIYNESVRDLLSVDSTPLRLLDDPEKGTVVERLTEETVRNWNHFQELIFFCEAQRQIGETALNEVSSRSHQILRLTVESSASEFMGNTNSFAASVNFVDLAGSERASQTNSAGTRLKEGCHINRSLLTLGTVIRKLSKGRNGHIPFRDSKLTRILQSSLAGNAKTAIICTMSPARSHVEQTRNTLLFASCAKEVTTNARVNVVMSDKLLVKQLQKELARLESELKILRPTKPDSSALLKEKDLLIEMLKREVMDLRMQRDLANSQIKDMLQVVGDDTSSSELDSLGHQYPKLRVRSSFDFENRTTEPPNSLSFDCIESIRSFDASQYSDGHSNSSDENYFQLPDLEKSLPVRISSPVLSVESLDDAENDLDQKSVEEQHQDNLEEGCREVTCIGSEDTITNTRKHSNSADRSKILYTESVASSPTVSGLTEVGNRDKGNPDMWSAGLKDIITNTHKHSNSADISKILCRESVVSSPTVSGLTEVDNRDKEKPDLWSAGLKDNKEINSLEERFVVPSSEKISRSLTQSGASSSKTVKLTRSRSCKETLMRDTSSDWFDQEEMIQNTTPIGTEKDFTRAPEDPQKKTSTPNYNANSERLSWDDHENSQESTADIQNTKTYIDNESCDDNSLPPGKKEKDDLESSNLQANPEVPANELQSDNTPKKFKDVGSNPLQSEEEKQVEWSSEFKRLQKQIIGLWDACHVSLVHRTYFFLLFKGDPSDSIYMEVELRRLFYLKQTFAKGNQTVEDGYILNADTSHRYLRAERQMLSKQMEKKLSKSERENLYIKWGVSLSSKYRRLQLSHRLWSKTDDMDHIRESATIVAKLVGSVEPDQAFKEMFGLNFAPRTPKRRSFGWTTSMKNIL; from the exons ATGGGTTCCATTGCAGAGGAGGCAATGCAAGGCTCAGCAGGCAGTGAGGAGAGGATTCTTGTTTCTGTTCGTGTGAGACCTTTGAATGAAAAGGAGTTCTTAAGAAATGATCTGTCTGAATGGGAATGCATTAATCACACAACCATCATGTACAGGAGCAACCTTTCAGCTACAGAAAGGTCCCTGTATCCAACAGCTTATACATTTG ATCGAGTATTTAGTATTGACAGCGATACAAGGCAGGTGTATGAAGAAGCAGCTAAGGAAGTTGCTCTTTCAGTTCTCAGTGGCATCAACT CAAGCATTTTTGCATATGGACAAACAAGCAGCGGAAAAACATACACCATGAGTGGTATAACAGAGTACGCTGTAGCAGATATTTTCAACTACATTGAACAG cACATGGAAAGGGATTTTGTGTTGAAGTTTTCGGCATTGGAGATCTATAATGAATCTGTCAGGGATCTCCTTAGCGTTGACAGTACACCTCTCAGACTTCTTGATGATCCAGAG AAAGGGACAGTTGTTGAGAGACTCACGGAGGAAACTGTAAGGAACTGGAACCATTTTCAAGAACTCATTTTTTTCTGTGAAG CTCAAAGGCAAATAGGGGAGACCGCACTGAATGAAGTGAGCTCCAGATCTCATCAGATTCTTAGACTG ACAGTTGAAAGTTCTGCAAGTGAATTTATGGGAAATACGAACTCCTTTGCCGCTTCTGTG AATTTCGTCGATCTTGCTGGGAGTGAACGGGCATCCCAAACTAATTCAGCTGGTACGAGGTTGAAAGAGGGTTGCCACATAAACCGTAGTTTACTAACTCTAGGAACTGTCATCCGCAAACTGAG CAAGGGGAGAAATGGACATATTCCTTTCAGAGATTCAAAGCTAACCCGCATACTGCAGTCCTCATTAGCAGGCAATGCTAAAACTGCAATCATCTGCACCATGAGCCCTGCAAGGAGCCATGTTGAACAAACCAGAAACACCCTTTTATTTGCTAGTTGTGCTAAAGAAGTGACAACCAATGCAAGAGTCAACGTAGTGATGTCTGATAAGTTGTTGGTCAAGCAACTGCAAAAAGAGTTGGCTAGACTGGAAAGTGAGTTGAAAATTTTAAGGCCAACGAAACCTGATTCGTCAGCATTGCTGAAGGAAAAAGATCTCCTAATTGAGATG TTAAAGAGAGAGGTAATGGATCTGAGGATGCAGCGGGACCTTGCTAATTCTCAAATTAAGGATATGCTTCAAGTGGTTGGAGACGATACGTCCTCAAGTGAATTG GACAGTTTGGGTCATCAGTATCCCAAATTACGTGTGCGAAGTTCATTTGACTTTGAAAATCGAACTACCGAGCCACCAAATTCGTTAAGTTTTGACTGCATTGAGAGTATCAGATCTTTTGATGCATCTCAATATTCGGATGGACATAGCAATAGTTCTGATGAGAACTATTTCCAACTCCCTGATTTGGAAAAGAGTCTTCCCGTAAGGATTTCTTCTCCTGTGCTTTCTGTTGAAAGTCTTGATGATGCAGAGAATGATTTGGATCAGAAAAGTGTTGAAGAACAGCACCAAGATAATTTAGAGGAAGGTTGCAGGGAAGTTACGTGCATTGGGTCAGAAGACACAATTACAAACACCCGTAAACATTCAAATTCAGCAGATAGAAGTAAAATTTTATACACAGAGTCTGTTGCATCATCTCCAACCGTCTCAGGATTAACCGAAGTTGGTAACAGAGACAAAGGAAATCCAGATATGTGGTCAGCTGGGCTAAAGGACATAATTACAAACACCCATAAACATTCAAATTCAGCAGatataagtaaaattttatgCAGAGAGTCTGTTGTATCATCTCCAACCGTCTCAGGATTAACCGAAGTTGATAACAGAGACAAAGAAAAACCAGATTTGTGGTCAGCTGGGCTAAAGGATAACAAAGAAATAAACAGCTTAGAAGAACGTTTTGTTGTTCCCTCTTCAGAGAAAATATCTCGATCGCTGACACAAAGTGGTGCATCTAGTTCTAAAACCGTGAAATTAACCAGAAGTAGAAGTTGTAAAGAGACTCTCATGAGAGATACATCTTCAGATTGGTTTGACCAAGAAGAAATGATTCAGAACACAACCCCAATAGGAACCGAAAAAGACTTCACTCGAGCACCAGAGGACCCTCAGAAGAAGACTTCGACACCCAATTATAATGCCAATTCTGAGAGGTTATCATGGGATGATCACGAGAATTCCCAGGAAAGTACTGCAGATATTCAGAATACGAAAACCTACATTGATAACGAAAGTTGTGACGATAATTCATTACCACcgggaaaaaaggaaaaagatgaTCTTGAAAGTTCAAATCTGCAAGCGAACCCCGAG GTTCCAGCGAATGAATTGCAGTCCGATAATACTCCAAAGAAGTTCAAAGATGTTGGTTCGAACCCATTGCAATCTGAGGAAGAAAAACAGGTGGAATGGTCTTCAGAATTTAAGCGGCTGCAGAAACAGATTATTGGACTCTGGGATGCTTGTCATGTTTCATTGGTTCACAGGACTTACTTTTTCCTTCTATTCAAAGGAGACCCATCAGATTCTATCTATATGGAAGTAGAGCTCAGAAGGCTGTTCTATCTCAAGCAAACTTTTGCCAAAGGGAATCAGACTGTGGAAGACGGATATATCCTTAACGCTGACACAAG CCATAGGTATCTGAGAGCTGAGAGACAGATGTTGAGCAAACAAATGGAGAAGAAGCTGTCAAAATCTGAAAGAGAGAATTTGTATATTAAATGGGGAGTTAGTCTAAGTTCAAAGTATAGAAGGTTGCAGCTATCCCATCGCTTGTGGTCAAAAACAGATGACATGGACCACATTAGAGAGAGTGCCACCATTGTTGCAAAGCTGGTTGGTTCAGTAGAGCCAGATCAGGCTTTCAAGGAGATGTTTGGGCTCAATTTTGCCCCCCGGACCCCAAAAAGGAGATCTTTTGGTTGGACAACTAGTATGAAGAATATTTTGTAA